The Theobroma cacao cultivar B97-61/B2 chromosome 2, Criollo_cocoa_genome_V2, whole genome shotgun sequence genome includes the window CCAATATGGACCATTTGGGTTAACATCTAACAGGTCCAATATCTTCGAAGTTTGTTGAATGCAATTAATTCAAGATTAACCCTAAATTTTACaatatttaaagaaatattacaagattattaaaaaaaatgaaatcgATATATGATTGTCATATGATATGAATCGATCCAATATCTTCAAGGATCACCGaaacaattaatttaaaatcaattttaaattcagTAACAAAACATAATATAATTACCCTAtgattgtttttttaaaatgaaatttatattatgtaattataaataaaattttattttttaaaaaaattaaacaataatttaatatcgatataatttttatctttacatGTTTATGTTCAGCATTAAACTTAGTGTCGAgagtatatatttatatttacatatttatGATTAAGACAACAATGCCTGCTCTTAACCTAGTGTCGAGAGTACCCGATTGCCCCTACAAAATAAAGGTCAAATGGTTACCAAGCAGTTGCCAAGACATGTCCACGTTCAATCTCTATCCAGACACTTTTAATAGTGCATGCCGGCTTGGAATGGGCTTCTGGCTAGAATCGGACGCAATTCCAACTAGCCACTCTCATCACCACGCAATATCCTGCGTGATCACGTACTTTACCACAGTAATTACGTGCAACATTACCACTGtaactcttttttctttttatttttaaaaatattgcttaGCTATAATGACGTCATAAATTGGTAAAAAAGGTAAGTGGTGAgactataaattaataattataaccaAAAAGGATTTCTAGGAATttcagaaaaaggaaagaaccGAAAAGTACTCTCTGATCGGTACCCCGTCAGTAAAGTTGATACTTTTACAGTCGACGAATCTCATGAGACTAGTATCAACGATGTTTTCCTCGTGTCGTTGTTCGTCGGCGATTACTAAAACCGCCTCTCCGGTACCGTCTCTGGCCGCCTTCTCCTTTCCACCGCTACGCCGTGCTTTCATTTCCTTCAGCCACCTTTCATTTCCCCGGAACTCAGTTTCGTCCGGGAATCTAAAGTTTTGCACCGTTTCCGCCTCTAAATCAGATGTTCAATCCCACTCTTTTCGTCACGAGGTGATCCTCCTCTTGTTCTTAGTGAAAAAGAATGATAATCTTTCGTGAAATAATGTTTCATTGTGGAACTGTTTCAGCTTACagttcttgtttttcttgctCTTCTTTTCTCGTATACGTGCCTGCTAGAGTCTGCTAGATGACTGAACACGTAAAGTATTAACAAAAACTTCACCGATTTTAcgtattttaaattaataattttaagcTCTGTTTTCATATGATATATagttcatcttttttttttttaataaaatgctcaaatttaagatttttatctaaattttatCGCTTTCTCAGTGTTTGAGTTAAGCTTAAGTGATAGATTAtatgattaatttaatatctaaattatttaaattctaCATTATAAAGTAATTAGTGAATAATAAGTGATCAATTATACTAGTAAAAGAACACAAACTTATGGAGAtttttgtgtgattttatttgataaaatttaagtaaTGTATAGatatattcaatatttttgtgtgaaaatggtttttttttaacttatatTGTAAGAAGTGCAtggtaattttgaaatttaaagcCGAAAAGATAAATCTTTTTTGATCAATATAACTAGAAAAAAATTGGTATTATGCATTGTATGTGTGACTAAAGCAGTGAAaattattacaaaaataagggagtttttttcctttatactTTCTAGAGAGATCCAGCAGGGTAATTTAATAAGCAGGTGTTGGTTCTTCACGTTTTAGTTTACTATATTGGCGTCCAGCACGATAGATTCTGGCTTATAAGTAGGAGAAAACAGAGCTAAGATAAAACTGAACTTCTTAAAACCAAAGATTTGTTAAGACTCATCCCTCCCtaggaaaaaaagaaggggAAAAAGATGTTGCAGAGTTCTTTAACTTGGTCCTGGAAGCTGGCAAAGCCAATCTCTGGCCTTCTCAATGTGAATATCTTCAagttttttactttacttttgTCCAATATTTGTATCTCAACCATTTACTTCTTATATGTTATCTTTGTTGCAGGGAGGTGAATCATTTTTCAGAGATGTCTTGACAAGTATGGAAACAGTCTATTTAAATAGAAACCCCACTGCAAAAGCCATCTTGGAACTTGTCCACTCTGTTGATGACGAACAAATCTGCTATGATCATCTGGCTTTCAGGACTTTTGGGGTAAGCTGCCTTTGCTTTCAAATTGTTTGAGAATCAAttgttcttaattaattatattgagCTTTGAATTCTATCTCATTTGGTAATTTAGGTAAATGGTTATGGGATTAACTCCATTGCAAGCTTTTTTCTGGACTACGGGTATACACAACAGGAGGAACTAAGATTTCCTgctaaaaaattgaaagcctTGTGGTTTTCTCCTCCCCGTAGTTCCTCACAAGATGGTGGCAGTGGTATTAATGGGCCCTTGCCAAGAGTATTCATTTCAGAGCTTCTCGTGGATCAAATGAGCCCCAAAACTCAGGTACGTCTGTACTGGTGCAGTTTAAGTCAACGTTATTTTTTGGCCGTGGTTGGTGAACCACGTGGTCTTGCAACGTGGAAACCCACATCGGACTAGTGCAGGTTTTAATACTATTTATAACGACTCAAGTTTAAGCACCGGCTCAATAACATTTCGGACCTAAACCATGTGATCTTCAAAAATTGAAGCTCAAATTACTAGTAATAATGAATTTGGATTATTATATATGTCTTAACAATCATATTTGCATCAGATGTGAATGTGGGGTATCACAGTTGGTtcctaaattttatttatcttaaGTGAAACTAGTTAAAAAATGTGAATTGCGTCTATCAGGCCTCCAAATGTTTGTAAGACCAGTAGAATTCATGAATTTTCTTGCCTAGAGTTGGATTAAACTGATAATTGTTTTagcagattttttttttttttatattctacGATTTCATCTCCACTGTTTTACAGATGATGTTCGAGGTCAATAATTAATGTGGGAAAGCCCTAATATAAAAAACTatgcctttctttttctctaacATAGAAAGATCCCTCAGTTATTTGTACAGAAATCTAGCCAAAGATGCTATAATGGGGAGACCATAATTTGCATCTGGCATTGTCCTTGCATCTTGTTTCTGTTTCTCATCTGCTCATTTTAGTGACAATGATATTTCAGGAAATAATCAGAAAATACACTGAAAAATCTGGTAGTGGGAATAAATATGCAGCTCTTGCAAGTTCTCTGGGATCTTTAACATGGGAGAAGCCCTTGTATTCTGAATTTCAACAACTGGCAGGGTATTTACTTGATTGTCTTTCTTTATTTGAGCAAACATATTTTCTCTAGGAAGATAGAACATTTAACAATATAAAATGAGCGGACTTTACCTTTTGGCATCTTAGTGCTATACGAACTAAGGTGATTGAGTTTGATTATGGACAAGCCTTCCTTTACAAATGCTTATTTACATTTGTCTAATGCTCAGGGAAAGTGAATATGCTGCTTGGACCCTTGTCAATGGCTATGCACTCAATCATGTCACTATCTCCACTCATCGGCTGAAATCTAACTTGAGGAATATCAAACGCCTCAACCAGTTCATCGAACAGAATGGGTTCAAGTTGAATTCTGAAGGAGGAGTTTCAAAAGGTTTGCAACTTTTTGAAACACTTCATGCTGTTTTATATTAGTCATACATGGAAATTGCTGATAGTTATATCAAGCAGACTCCTCTCTCAATGTCAAATGTCATAGAATGGAATAGGAAGGATATGAGATGAATGGAATACACTAAATACTCATAAAAGCAGGTCTTTCAAAGTATGAAATGATAGCTTTTGGCTGctctaattttaattttagagaATGAAAAGTTCCTTTGGCATTCTGGCGCAAAGAAGagagtttaatggattaagctGTAAAAATGCTATGTATCTTTGTGAGTGTGTGTGTTTTCTGTAATCATGCTTGAGTTAAGGGTCTTCATAACCTGGGAAATACTTGGTGCCAACCagataataagaaaaaattaaagcttTTTGAGGAGCTCTCAAGCTTTTTATAGTTACTCTGGATTTCTCCAGCCATTAAGAGGCTAAGATTAGATGCTTCTCTGTATTTCTTTCCTAACTTTaaaactcaacaataaaatatgcATATGGTGTTGTGCATAAATGTCTAGTGAATAGCTCCAACTTTAGGGGTTAAATGTATTCTTTTCTGAATGCTTCCTTGTAATCATCAATGAATAAGAAATCTTGAATGAACATGCACTTGGCGCAGCTGGGATTATTATTCCGTTATACAAGTAAACTATTGAACCTTTCTGCAAGATTAGAAATTGTTCAGAACATTTCATATTGCAATAGCTATTTAGCTTATTTAGGGGTTGTTGTCTTTTTCCTTCCTCCTTCAACCCCATTTGCGTTTCTAGCAACAGCTTTCATGTGTATACTCATTTTTCTGTCTGTTAGATATGCTGCTTATGACCATGTTGAATATTGTCAATAATCAATTATTGCTCATGTTATTGGTTGGAAAATGAAGTTGACAATTTAATGGCTTTATTTCCTCCATTTCAGTGAGTCCTGATGGTCTTCTGCTGCAAAGTTCAACAGTGGCAGATTCAATCCCTTTCTGTTTTTCTGACGGTGTCAATGAGTCTGTCCCCTGTTCATACATCGAGTTCGCAGAACGCCTTGTGCTGCCTCAATATAAAAACTTGCCTGAGAATGAGGTATTAACAATATTTTGGTTGTTGATAAGAGAGATTAATTTCAATAAGATACTTAAGTGAATGTACAAAAAATCTACTATTTACACGGATCCATTGTGGATATTAGCTCACAGTGTTAGCTTTGAATGGTTTTAATGTCATTGCTTCTCTGTAGACACAATCTTCTGATTATCGATTAATCTGCCAAAAATACGTACTACTATAAACGCTTCACAGGTACTGACTACTTGTATTATGAACTTAATTGCACAGGTTCAAGAGTTCCACAGGCGAGATGGATTTGAGGTTGGAAATGCTGACAAGATCTTTGAGAGCACATCGAAAGAGCAGCTTACAAGAAGAGCTTGATGGGGTGCATACCAACATCTTTATCAGGATCATGGCTGGAACTCTGGGTAAATCTAGCCAGAGGTCCCATAATAAGTTAGTCTTCTTATCATAGATCTAAGTGTAAATCAACTAGTGTCGTAGTTGTCCAAAGTGCTAAAAATAATTGCCTGTAGTATAATGAAAGGAGTTAAAGAGTCCATTTGAGTTTGAACCGTGGCTATATCACAAACCATGATTCTACATTTAATCACTAATCATATGTTTTAGACTTGTTCTAAATTCCTTCAAGGAATTCTTCAAAATGATTGATGGACTAGTTGCCAATGATCTAACAACTCATTGCCAAACAGTGTTTGATCGGGATAAAAGGCTACTCACCAAGAGAGACAATGTTCGCTACAGGCAACTCTTACAGCCAAGCGGATGCTACCAAGAAACAAGTACTTTGTGTACATCAAGgaagaaaaaacagaaaggAGAGAGAGCAAATCTTTAATATTTCCAAATAGATTAAAGCAACAGATGGTTAACATGGCATTGTGCTCTACAAGCTTTCACCTGCCATGACTATCCTGCTGGGGAGGCTATCATCCTAAACACAACATTAGGCAAGCATGTTTTCACTGTTGCTTTTTCCATTGTCTGGGAACAAATGCTTTGACAGAATACATCTATAccgagaaaaaagaaagggaaaaggaagTAAAATGATGAGAAGAGGTCGAGGAAAAAAAGGATAATTAACTACCCAACATTATGGTTTACCATTGGGTTTCGGTGACCGATAGGGATACTGATGGTGATAGGGAGAAGCATGGGAACCGTTTGGAATGGAAAGGCTCCTCTGCCCATTCCTTGAAAGCAATCCGGCTTGAGTTCGGATACCATTTCTAGCATTCGGACTGGACCCTATGCGTTCTGCTTGCATTGTCTGGAAATAATACGATGAGCTTGCCATGTCCTTGAGATTCGGTAGAGGCTTCAAGGCTTCCACCACTTCGCTCATTAAAGGTCTGGCTTTTGGATCGCGGCTAAGACAGTGAGCAGCCAGCTGTGCAGCTTTCTGAGCACCTTTAATTGAGAAGTGACCTTCAAGCCTAGGATCTATCAACCTATAGAACCTTCTTCTCTCACCTAGATGAGGCCGAGCCCATTCCACAAGATTGTGTTCTCCGTTAGGTCGGTTTTTGTCCATGGATCTTCTACCAGTCAACATTTCAAGTAGAACCACACCAAAACTGTAGACATCACTTCTTGATGTAAGATGTCCTGATACAGAATTATGTTCATCTGATTAGACTCAATAAGGaggaaatagaaaaacaaGGCATTGCTTTTCATAGGGATAAGCACGAATGTTATTGAAAACAAGGAAATACATACAGAAAATTGCAGGCAATCGAAATTAAAAGCTAACTTGCACATCTTTTTACTTTCAAGGATAAGGTTGAGGGAATTAAAAATGGGGAAGGGGGATGTAAGTTGGCAAACTTTTAGAAGCATCTCCTTTTAAGTAAAGCTTACCAGTCATTACGTATTCTGGGGCTGCATATCCGTATGTTCCCATCACACGGGTTGATACGTGGGTTTTGTCTCCCTCAGGACCATCTTTGGCAAGTCCAAAATCAGAAAGCTTTGCATTATAGTCCTGCAATGGCAAATTACCATAATGAGTAATCCATACCAaagaaaaaattcttttttttttgtttaaacagAATTTTTATTGAGGTTAAAGCTTTCGCCACATACTGCATCTAGTAGGATGTTAGAGGTTTTGAAATCCCGATATATTACTGGCCTTTCTGCCTCTTCATGAAGAAAGGCAAGACCCTTTGCAGCACCTAGTGCAATTTTCATCCGTATGGACCACGGAAGAGGCAAGGATCCTGCATAAATCATAATTTGCAATAAACAACAGAGAGTTACAATGTTATCTAAGAACATAAAACTCCCAACTAGAGAATATAGCTATAATAAATATGTAAGCTATCATGGTTAAGCAGTAATACAACAGACTATCTAAGAGGTCAGCATCTTCTGAAGTAGATTGGGGATCCATTATTTCTGAAACTTCAATCTAAAAAGCAGCCATATGTGAAAGAGATGAAATTTGTTCACTCAATTTTcacaagaaaatatatatagcaAGTGATTGAAATCCACCTATTTATAGGTTGTGAATGAACATTCATGATGTCCtaaaaaaatgaacattttaaagtaaaatatcaTTGATCAAAAAATTTGtcttaaagatgaaaaaaCAACTACGTACTTCTGAAAAGGTGGTTTTCCAAGCTTCCGCGAGGCATAAACTCATACACTAGCAATCTCTGATCATCTTCAATGCAATAACCAATAAGTTTAACCAAGTTAGGATGGACAAGATCACCAAGAAAATTAACTTCGGCCTGCCACATTGATGATCCAAGAATCAACAAAAGACTAAATGGTTCTAATGAAAACAGGAAGAAAATGAGGCACTGGTATGACATAATCTGTACAGTGAAAATGCTGAGGAAAGGTGCAAACCAGCCATTCTTTATGACCCTGGAGGCCATCATGGTTGAGTGTTTTAACAGCAACAGTAAGCCCAGTGCCTGGTTTTACAGGAGCTGTTCCATTTTCCTCGATCCACCCTTTGAAAACACAACCAAAACCACCTTCACCAAGGAGACTCTCAGGTCTGAAGTTTCTAGTTGCCAACTTTAGATCATTAAATGCGAACTTCCGTAACCGGGATGCAACTTTAAGCTCTTCTTCAAGTTTGGAAGTAGATGCATTACTTTCTGCATTGCTAGTGGTTGTAGACGAGACAACTGGAGCTGTTGGTTGATCTCTACTGGTATCATTCGCAGATTTGCTATCTGTTCATCAATGCACAGATTAACATGTtagaagataaaattatatggGTCTCTACAAGGAAAAACACATATTTGTGGAATTTGAGTTGCCACACCTTCTACCATTTTCCATATGAGTTCCAGCATGATTAGAATGCTGATACAGTGATAATATAGTCCATTTTTGAGTATATATATCTGGTAAAACTTCTTTgagtttctcaaattcatttaaaatggaGCAGTAAATACAAACAGCTAAAGAGGATGGTTTCAACCATTACTAAGAACAAATCACAATGGACTGTAAAACTTTTGAGAGAGAAATAGAGACAGGAGACCGTAAAAGTTAAACTATATTCATACAAAAATGATTTAGTGCTGAAACACCCAAACTGAGGCACACCAGCACTGACAAACCTAAATTCTGCTACCACCATTCAAATACAACTACTTTGACAAATTGCTGCTAAGTTTGGCAGACAAACCTTCTTTCAAACTACcagcaataaaagaatattccATTGACACTGCTTCAAACATGCCATTATATCATCCCACAAGTTTTTAGCAGCCTATTGTCACTACCGTAGCCCGTAACTGCTCCCAAATAAAAACGATCTACTATTCTTTTTAGGCCAGAGAACAAACCTCTTTCTCATTTAAGAAATTCTGGATTTCTACTAACCTTGCTTAAAtggaaattattaaaatgcaTACTTGCAAATCTTAATACTTTTGTTTCCTAAATTAGTCATCCagttattaattaattctcTAAAAGATTGGTCACAGACTGCAGTTTCCTTCACTTCTTATTCTCACTGTGTTTGTTTCTTCACTTAAACACTGACTTGCTGCTGTCATCCACGAGAGTTC containing:
- the LOC18610484 gene encoding uncharacterized protein LOC18610484, whose amino-acid sequence is MRLVSTMFSSCRCSSAITKTASPVPSLAAFSFPPLRRAFISFSHLSFPRNSVSSGNLKFCTVSASKSDVQSHSFRHEGGESFFRDVLTSMETVYLNRNPTAKAILELVHSVDDEQICYDHLAFRTFGVNGYGINSIASFFLDYGYTQQEELRFPAKKLKALWFSPPRSSSQDGGSGINGPLPRVFISELLVDQMSPKTQEIIRKYTEKSGSGNKYAALASSLGSLTWEKPLYSEFQQLAGESEYAAWTLVNGYALNHVTISTHRLKSNLRNIKRLNQFIEQNGFKLNSEGGVSKVSPDGLLLQSSTVADSIPFCFSDGVNESVPCSYIEFAERLVLPQYKNLPENEVQEFHRRDGFEVGNADKIFESTSKEQLTRRA
- the LOC18610485 gene encoding probable receptor-like protein kinase At5g15080: MGLGLEEGKAKSWDMCKSKGRKKKKNSEKEDLDDEAVIEETGCWVKLRLIGSCISARSKVDSSVSGTSTHYDSKSANDTSRDQPTAPVVSSTTTSNAESNASTSKLEEELKVASRLRKFAFNDLKLATRNFRPESLLGEGGFGCVFKGWIEENGTAPVKPGTGLTVAVKTLNHDGLQGHKEWLAEVNFLGDLVHPNLVKLIGYCIEDDQRLLVYEFMPRGSLENHLFRRSLPLPWSIRMKIALGAAKGLAFLHEEAERPVIYRDFKTSNILLDADYNAKLSDFGLAKDGPEGDKTHVSTRVMGTYGYAAPEYVMTGHLTSRSDVYSFGVVLLEMLTGRRSMDKNRPNGEHNLVEWARPHLGERRRFYRLIDPRLEGHFSIKGAQKAAQLAAHCLSRDPKARPLMSEVVEALKPLPNLKDMASSSYYFQTMQAERIGSSPNARNGIRTQAGLLSRNGQRSLSIPNGSHASPYHHQYPYRSPKPNDVFCQSICSQTMEKATVKTCLPNVVFRMIASPAG